A stretch of the Paenibacillus dendritiformis genome encodes the following:
- a CDS encoding EamA family transporter, which translates to MGSWLWFALLSAVMAALVSLFGKLGMKNVDPDTATAVRAVIMAVFLLGVLAIQGKLTQVGEILANRKALLYIVLSGVAGALSWLFYFIAIQKGEVSKAAPVDKLSVVLAVGLAFLFLGERLSLVASLGVLLITVGVIMTAIG; encoded by the coding sequence ATGGGAAGCTGGTTATGGTTCGCCCTTTTGTCCGCCGTGATGGCGGCGCTCGTCTCGCTCTTTGGCAAGCTTGGCATGAAGAATGTCGATCCGGACACCGCCACCGCCGTACGGGCCGTCATTATGGCCGTGTTCCTCTTGGGGGTGCTGGCCATTCAGGGCAAGCTGACCCAGGTCGGCGAGATTCTCGCCAACCGGAAGGCGCTGCTGTATATCGTGCTGAGCGGGGTAGCGGGCGCGCTGTCATGGCTGTTCTACTTCATTGCGATTCAAAAGGGCGAAGTCTCAAAGGCGGCTCCGGTCGACAAGCTCAGTGTCGTGTTGGCCGTGGGGTTGGCGTTTCTGTTCCTGGGAGAGCGCTTGTCGCTTGTCGCCAGCCTGGGCGTCCTGCTGATTACCGTCGGCGTCATTATGACGGCTATCGGCTGA
- a CDS encoding TrkH family potassium uptake protein: MNLLKKRTLHWTPARVLVTGFLFIITIGTLLLMLPVSLAPGRSISFVDALFTATSAVCVTGLVVIDVGTTFSAFGQGVIISLVQIGGIGFMSVALLFYLMLGKKISLRERLILQESINANSMEGIVRTIRRVIIFVVIIQSSATVVLTLHWGQTMPLGQSFAYSLFHSISLFNNAGFDLFGDSFQQFAEDGLTNLVAFFLVIAGGLGFIVLAELYDYPKKRRLSLHSKVVLSMTALLVAGGAVLLFIFEFSNSNTLGSMSWEGKIYASFFQSVSTRSSGTVTLDVADMRQVTQFFLIMLMFVGASPGSAGGGIKTTTFAILMAAVYAMLKGREDAVLFRHRLPKDLIIKALTVIFLALFMVLSVSMLLAVTEDVPFISILFDTVSAVATVGMSMGLTPELSPFGKLVIAMTMFIGRIGPMTLAYALGNRREQSLYRYPEGKIMIG, encoded by the coding sequence ATGAACCTGTTGAAAAAAAGGACGCTGCATTGGACCCCCGCCCGCGTGCTGGTGACGGGTTTTCTCTTTATAATTACAATCGGAACCCTGCTGCTGATGCTTCCTGTCTCGCTGGCGCCGGGCCGTTCCATCTCCTTCGTAGATGCGTTATTTACGGCAACTTCCGCCGTCTGCGTAACCGGGCTGGTTGTCATCGATGTCGGCACGACCTTTTCTGCCTTTGGACAAGGCGTGATCATTTCCCTCGTCCAGATCGGGGGCATCGGATTCATGTCGGTGGCCCTGCTATTCTATCTGATGCTGGGCAAAAAGATATCGCTCCGCGAACGCCTTATCCTGCAGGAGTCGATCAACGCCAACAGCATGGAGGGGATTGTGCGCACGATTCGGCGGGTCATCATCTTCGTCGTCATCATCCAATCTTCGGCCACCGTCGTGCTGACGCTGCACTGGGGACAGACGATGCCTCTCGGGCAATCGTTCGCATATAGTCTTTTCCATTCGATATCCCTGTTCAACAATGCAGGCTTCGACCTGTTCGGCGACAGCTTCCAGCAGTTCGCCGAGGATGGGCTGACCAATCTCGTCGCCTTCTTCCTGGTCATCGCCGGCGGTCTCGGGTTCATCGTGCTGGCGGAGCTGTATGATTATCCGAAGAAGCGGCGGCTCTCGCTGCACTCCAAGGTCGTCCTGTCGATGACGGCGCTTCTCGTCGCGGGCGGGGCGGTCCTGCTCTTCATCTTCGAATTCTCGAACAGCAATACGCTCGGATCGATGAGCTGGGAAGGCAAGATCTACGCTTCCTTCTTCCAGTCGGTCTCGACCCGTTCCTCGGGCACCGTAACGCTGGATGTGGCGGACATGCGCCAGGTAACGCAATTTTTCCTGATTATGCTCATGTTCGTCGGCGCTTCGCCCGGCTCCGCGGGCGGCGGGATTAAGACGACGACATTCGCCATTCTGATGGCGGCCGTCTACGCCATGCTGAAGGGTCGCGAGGATGCCGTGCTGTTCCGCCACCGCCTGCCGAAGGATCTGATCATCAAGGCGCTGACGGTGATTTTTCTGGCGTTGTTCATGGTGCTGTCGGTCTCGATGCTGCTCGCGGTCACCGAGGATGTGCCGTTCATCAGCATTCTGTTCGATACCGTCTCGGCCGTCGCGACGGTTGGCATGTCGATGGGGCTGACCCCCGAGCTCTCCCCCTTCGGGAAGCTCGTCATCGCCATGACGATGTTCATCGGCAGAATCGGGCCCATGACGCTCGCCTACGCGCTCGGCAATCGCCGGGAGCAATCGCTCTACCGCTATCCGGAAGGGAAAATCATGATCGGGTAA
- a CDS encoding solute carrier family 23 protein, translating into MEPSTKSNNLIVGVDDKIGVGKAFILGLQHVLAMDLYIAPIVIAGLLSLSASDTSFFIQMCFLGTGIATLIQTGFGLRLPVVQGPSYVPIGAMGAIGSKLGLGAMTGSLIPGALLIALLGMPLKWFAKAVRRVIPPLVGGTVILIVGISLMPVGMSNIYRAEGDLWTNVLIAAVSAGALIICMLLGRRSKGLGTVSRLISVIVAIVVGTITASFFGTVDFTPVAEADLLAIPSFFPFGAPVFDISAILTMVFVYFIILIETTGTWFVISQVTGKELTDERLNRAAAGEGIGCFAGALFGGTPMTGYSSNAGLIAVTGVGSRMAIMAGGIILLLLGLVPKLSTAITCIPEPVINGIFGVVCVAIVVNGLKVIQLIDLDERAMMIIGVPVLLTMAVTVLPKDALVGLPDFAVYILSSGITVGAIAALLLNLIIPGGRAASAKEAATDTAA; encoded by the coding sequence ATGGAACCGTCAACCAAGTCGAACAACCTTATCGTTGGAGTGGATGATAAGATCGGCGTCGGGAAGGCTTTTATTTTGGGCTTGCAGCATGTATTGGCGATGGATTTGTACATTGCTCCAATCGTCATCGCCGGCCTGCTCAGTCTGAGCGCGTCGGACACTTCGTTTTTTATTCAAATGTGCTTTTTGGGGACGGGCATCGCCACCTTGATTCAGACCGGCTTCGGACTCCGGCTGCCTGTCGTTCAGGGGCCGTCTTATGTGCCTATCGGGGCCATGGGGGCCATCGGCAGCAAGCTGGGGCTTGGCGCGATGACCGGGAGCCTGATTCCCGGGGCGCTGCTTATCGCCCTGCTGGGCATGCCGTTGAAATGGTTCGCCAAGGCGGTTCGCCGCGTCATCCCTCCGCTGGTCGGCGGCACGGTTATTCTCATTGTCGGTATTTCGCTTATGCCTGTCGGCATGAGCAATATTTATAGGGCGGAAGGCGATCTGTGGACCAATGTGCTGATTGCCGCCGTCTCTGCGGGCGCGCTGATTATTTGCATGCTGCTCGGCCGCCGTTCGAAGGGGCTGGGCACGGTGTCGCGCCTGATTTCCGTCATCGTCGCGATCGTCGTCGGCACGATTACCGCTTCGTTCTTCGGGACGGTCGACTTCACGCCGGTCGCCGAGGCGGATTTGCTGGCGATTCCGAGCTTCTTCCCGTTCGGAGCCCCGGTCTTCGACATAAGCGCCATTTTGACGATGGTCTTTGTCTATTTCATTATTCTAATCGAGACGACCGGAACCTGGTTCGTCATCTCCCAGGTTACCGGCAAAGAGCTGACGGACGAGCGCTTGAACCGCGCCGCCGCCGGCGAGGGAATCGGCTGCTTCGCCGGCGCTCTGTTCGGTGGCACGCCGATGACCGGCTACTCCTCGAACGCCGGACTGATCGCGGTGACGGGAGTAGGCAGCCGCATGGCGATTATGGCGGGGGGCATCATCCTGCTCCTGCTCGGCCTCGTGCCGAAGCTGTCTACGGCGATTACCTGCATTCCGGAGCCGGTCATCAACGGGATCTTCGGCGTCGTCTGTGTCGCGATTGTCGTGAACGGCCTTAAGGTCATTCAACTGATCGACCTCGATGAACGCGCAATGATGATTATCGGGGTGCCGGTCCTGCTGACGATGGCCGTGACGGTCCTGCCGAAGGACGCGCTGGTTGGTCTGCCTGATTTCGCCGTCTATATTTTATCCTCCGGCATTACCGTCGGGGCGATCGCCGCGCTTTTGCTGAATCTGATCATTCCGGGCGGCCGGGCCGCTTCGGCCAAGGAAGCGGCAACGGATACGGCGGCATAG
- a CDS encoding aromatic ring-hydroxylating oxygenase subunit alpha, with product MIIQDEVLRKEWIVACRADEVKEKPIQVHIMGERVVVFRTEDGVHAFKDLCIHRGAALSLGCVKNGHLVCPYHAWEFAPSGACVHIPQLPAEQAIPKKAQATAYGCEERYGFIWVNLGGKDAPWFPFPEYEAEGWRHVVWGPQTVEAKPPRIVENFLDVGHLAVVHEGYLGVETHTEIGDYRVHRVAEGIRSEEIEIFQPDPDGSGQAKHVYYTYEIARPLTVKFVKRDKETGQRMSILLTVRPQDSAMSVAYGIISFSYDPGLSDNEITRFQDMIFEQDKPVVENQKPEDLPLDLQAELSLKCDRVSIAYRQYLKELGVEWGTA from the coding sequence ATGATCATCCAGGATGAAGTATTGCGCAAGGAGTGGATTGTCGCCTGCCGGGCGGATGAGGTAAAGGAGAAGCCGATTCAGGTCCACATCATGGGAGAGCGCGTCGTCGTGTTCCGCACGGAGGACGGCGTGCATGCGTTCAAGGATCTGTGCATCCATCGCGGAGCGGCATTATCGCTGGGCTGCGTCAAGAACGGGCATCTCGTCTGCCCGTATCATGCGTGGGAATTCGCCCCTTCCGGCGCCTGCGTGCACATTCCGCAGCTGCCGGCGGAGCAGGCCATTCCGAAGAAAGCGCAAGCGACTGCATACGGATGTGAGGAACGTTACGGCTTCATCTGGGTCAATCTCGGCGGCAAGGACGCGCCGTGGTTCCCGTTCCCGGAATATGAAGCGGAAGGGTGGCGCCATGTCGTCTGGGGGCCGCAGACCGTCGAAGCGAAGCCGCCGCGGATCGTGGAGAACTTCCTTGATGTCGGCCATCTGGCTGTCGTGCATGAAGGCTATCTCGGGGTGGAGACGCATACCGAGATCGGAGATTACCGGGTGCATCGGGTGGCGGAGGGCATCCGTTCGGAGGAGATCGAGATTTTCCAGCCGGATCCGGATGGAAGCGGACAAGCGAAGCATGTGTACTATACGTATGAGATTGCCCGGCCGCTCACGGTCAAGTTCGTCAAGCGCGACAAGGAGACCGGGCAGCGCATGTCGATTCTGCTGACGGTTCGTCCGCAGGACTCGGCGATGTCCGTTGCTTACGGCATCATCTCGTTCAGCTACGATCCGGGGTTGAGCGACAACGAGATTACCCGCTTCCAAGATATGATTTTCGAGCAGGACAAGCCGGTCGTCGAGAATCAGAAGCCGGAGGATCTGCCGCTTGACCTGCAGGCGGAGCTGTCGCTCAAATGCGACCGGGTCAGCATCGCTTACCGCCAATACTTGAAGGAGCTCGGGGTCGAGTGGGGAACGGCTTGA
- a CDS encoding CcdC family protein → MSHALVSSQWISLLVSLAAGTAVIVLRLRASRKPTSAKKIIMPPIGMATGFLMFIVPAMRIPWTWGLAAFAAGAVCFSYPLIRTSRFEVNDGQVYLKRSNMFIVVIVALLVLRLILHDVVEQVVSITQSASIFFILAFGMLLPWRAAMLMQYRKLTGSADAGAGENRST, encoded by the coding sequence ATGTCACATGCCCTGGTATCGTCGCAATGGATATCGCTGCTTGTATCGCTCGCAGCCGGGACGGCGGTCATTGTGCTGCGCCTTCGCGCCTCCCGCAAGCCGACCTCCGCCAAAAAGATTATAATGCCGCCCATCGGCATGGCCACCGGTTTTCTCATGTTTATCGTTCCGGCGATGCGGATCCCGTGGACATGGGGCCTTGCCGCTTTTGCGGCGGGTGCGGTATGCTTCTCGTACCCGCTTATCCGCACCTCGCGGTTCGAAGTGAACGACGGGCAAGTCTACCTGAAGCGTTCGAATATGTTCATCGTGGTGATCGTCGCGTTGTTGGTTTTGCGGCTCATTCTGCATGATGTCGTGGAGCAGGTCGTCTCCATAACGCAGAGCGCGTCCATCTTCTTCATCCTGGCGTTCGGGATGCTGCTTCCTTGGCGCGCAGCCATGCTGATGCAATACCGGAAGCTGACAGGTTCTGCGGATGCCGGCGCGGGAGAGAACCGCTCCACGTAG